One region of Labrus mixtus chromosome 1, fLabMix1.1, whole genome shotgun sequence genomic DNA includes:
- the scube2 gene encoding signal peptide, CUB and EGF-like domain-containing protein 2 isoform X1 yields the protein MGAIWAARDFCLFLLLLNSRQSAALPEIRVDPCAEGSDGCHIDAICQTTQGSYKCTCKAGFKGDGKHCEDTDECDLEYNGGCVHECNNIPGNYRCTCYDGFNLAHDGHNCLDVDECKFNNGGCQHTCVNTMGSYECRCKEGFFLSDNQHTCIHRSVEGLNCMNKEHGCAHICKETPKGGVACECRPGFELARNQRGCILTCNHGNGGCQHTCEDTESGPICRCHIRYTLQPDKRSCVERDEATAESADHNATSFTEVDKRVKRRLSMETCAVNNGGCDCTCKDTSTGVRCSCPVGFTLQPDAKTCKDIDECELHNGGCEHFCRNTIGSFECNCRKGFKLLTDERSCQDIDECYFERTCDHTCVNSPGGFQCLCNKGYTMYGLAHCGDINECSVNNGGCEQGCENTMGGFECFCHPGFKLHWNKKDCIEAEGSPPARQTSKPTLNCSKLEGGDHCFLTCQSQVHISSGTEDSYTVTCGMPLPCLAEAQKNSSGLQCLGPEMTNVPRIKTTATFKSGSAKCNLKRSHDKLKESLNSAQSDSRFLFTENVQFSYVSLRCTSSGQRTRSRHGRKAGEEDGLSITAEFELDVNLEEVTAESCDLNCVRRRSEKRLRKTIRTLRKSINREQFHLHFAGSDYELSKTLGQPAELPGHCGGGQVLVGRKCVSCHVGTYLDRDQGRCVLCPAGTYQDEEGQMTCEVCPGPEGRDISKVVGARNMSECGGQCPPGQYSHDGFIPCLPCPLGTYQPEVGRTSCFPCGGNLVTKRSEAVTFQECETKVQCSPGHYYNTSTHRCIRCPIGTFQGEFGQNYCVSCPGNTTTDFDGSTNFMQCKNRHCGGELGDFTGYIESPNYPGNYPANIECTWTINPPPKRRILIVVPEIFLPIEDECGDYLVMRKSSLSNSVTTYETCQTYERPIAFTSRSKRLWIQFRSNEGNSGKGFQVPYVTYDEDYQELIEDIVRDGRLYASENHQEILKDKKLMKALFDVLAHPQNFFNYTAQESREMFPKSFIRFLRSKVLRFLRP from the exons ATGGGAGCTATTTGGGCTGCGAGggacttctgtttgtttttgctcttgTTAAATAGCCGCCAAAGCGCAGCTCTTCCAGAGATTCGAG TAGATCCATGTGCAGAGGGAAGTGATGGCTGTCACATTGATGCTATATGTCAGACTACTCAAGGCTCATACAAATGCACGTGTAAAGCAGGCTTTAAAGGAGACGGAAAACACTGCGAAG ACACTGATGAATGTGACTTGGAGTACAATGGTGGCTGTGTACATGAGTGCAACAATATACCAGGCAATTATCGCTGCACTTGTTATGATGGATTTAATTTGGCACATGACGGACATAACTGTCTCG ATGTGGATGAATGCAAGTTCAACAATGGCGGGTGCCAACACACTTGTGTTAACACTATGGGCAGCTATGAATGCCGCTGCAAAGAGGGCTTCTTCCTTAGTGACAACCAGCATACATGCATCCACCGCTCTGTGG AGGGCCTCAACTGTATGAATAAGGAACACGGCTGCGCCCACATCTGCAAAGAGACACCCAAAGGGGGTGTGGCCTGTGAATGTCGTCCCGGGTTCGAGCTGGCCCGGAACCAGAGAGGCTGCATCT TAACTTGTAACCATGGCAATGGAGGCTGCCAGCACACctgtgaggacacagagagtggcCCCATATGCAGGTGTCACATCAGGTACACACTGCAACCTGACAAGAGGTCGTGTGTAg AACGAGACGAAGCCACAGCGGAGTCTGCAGACCACAACGCAACATCTTTTACTGAGGTGGACAAAAGGGTCAAACGGAGACTCTCAATGG AAACCTGTGCTGTGAACAATGGGGGTTGTGACTGCACCTGTAAGGACACCTCCACAGGTGTACGCTGCAGCTGCCCTGTTGGCTTCACACTGCAGCCGGATGCAAAAACCTGCAAAG ATATTGATGAATGCGAGCTCCACAACGGTGGGTGCGAACACTTCTGCAGGAACACCATTGGCAGCTTCGAGTGCAACTGCAGAAAAGGCTTCAAGCTGCTGACGGACGAGCGTTCTTGTCAAG ATATAGATGAGTGTTATTTTGAGCGCACATGTGATCACACATGTGTGAACTCCCCTGGTGGTTTTCAGTGTCTGTGCAACAAAGGCTACACCATGTATGGACTGGCCCACTGCGGAG ATATAAATGAATGCAGTGTGAACAATGGTGGTTGTGAGCAGGGTTGTGAGAACACCATGGGCGGATTTGAATGCTTTTGCCATCCTGGCTTTAAGCTACACTGGAACAAAAAGGACTGCATTG AGGCTGAGGGTTCACCACCAGCAAGACAAACGTCTAAACCTACCTTGAACTGTAGTAAGCTGGAGGGAGGGGACCACTGCTTCCTGACATGCCAGTCCCAAGTCCACATCAGCAGTG GGACGGAGGATTCGTACACGGTGACCTGTGGAATGCCTCTGCCCTGCCTGGCTGAAGCACAAAAGAACAGCAGCGGCTTGCAATGCTTAG GTCCAGAAATGACAAATGTTCCACGCATTAAAACCACAGCCACTTTTAAGTCCGGCTCTGCAAAATGCAACTTGAAACGAAGTCATGATAAACTAAAGGAGAGCTTGAACTCAGCTCAATCAG ATAGCAGGTTCCTCTTCACTGAAAACGTCCAGTTCAGCTACGTGAGCCTGCGCTGCACCTCATCCGGACAGCGAACACGCAGCCGTCACGGAAGGAAAGCTGGCGAGGAGGACGGCTTGTCGATAACAGCTGAGTTTGAGCTGGATGTGAACCTAGAGGAGGTAACAG CAGAGAGCTGTGACCTGAACTGTGTGCGCCGACGCTCAGAGAAGAGGCTCAGGAAGACCATCCGGACCCTGAGGAAGTCCATCAACCGGGAACAGTTCCACCTTCACTTTGCCGGGTCTGACTACGAGCTCAGCAAGACACTGGGCCAGCCAGCAGAGCTGCCGGGTCACTGTGGAGGAGGACAGGTGCTGGTGGGCAGAAAATGTG TGAGCTGCCATGTCGGAACTTACTTGGATCGGGATCAGggcaggtgtgtgttgtgtcctgCTGGAACGTATCAGGATGAGGAGGGACAGATGACCTGTGAGGTCTGTCCTGGACCCGAAGGAAGAGACATCTCTAAGGTGGTCGGAGCTCGAAACATGTCAGAGTGTGGAG GTCAGTGTCCCCCCGGTCAGTACTCTCATGACGGCTTCATCCCCTGCCTGCCTTGTCCTCTGGGAACGTATCAGCCAGAAGTGGGACGCACCTCCTGCTTCCCTTGTGGAGGAAACCTGGTCACCAAGCGCAGTGAAGCTGTCACCTTTCAAGAGTGTGAGACCAAAG TCCAGTGCTCTCCCGGACATTACTACAACACCAGCACACACCGCTGCATCCGTTGTCCCATAGGCACGTTTCAAGGAGAGTTCGGTCAGAACTACTGTGTCTCATGCCCTGGAAATACCACTACCGACTTTGATGGCTCAACTAATTTCATGCAATGCaaaa ACCGACATTGCGGAGGAGAGCTGGGAGATTTTACTGGCTACATTGAGTCCCCAAACTACCCGGGAAACTACCCAGCCAATATCGAGTGCACCTGGACCATTAACCCACCCCCCAAACGCAGAATCCTGATTGTCGTCCCAGAAATCTTCCTGCCCATTGAGGACGAGTGTGGAGACTACTTAGTGATGAGAAAAAGCT CTTTATCCAACTCGGTGACAACCTACGAGACTTGTCAGACTTACGAGCGTCCCATCGCTTTTACCTCGCGCTCAAAGAGGCTCTGGATACAGTTCAGGTCCAACGAGGGAAACAGTGGGAAAGGCTTCCAGGTCCCATATGTGACGTATGATG AGGACTACCAAGAGCTGATAGAAGACATTGTTAGAGATGGAAGATTATACGCTTCAGAGAATCACCAGGAAATTCTAAAG GACAAGAAACTTATGAAGGCGTTGTTTGATGTGCTGGCTCACCCACAGAACTTCTTCAACTACACAGCACAAGAATCACGAGAAATGTTCCCAAAATCCTTTATCCGCTTCCTGCGCTCCAAAGTCCTGAGATTCCTTCGCCCTTAG
- the scube2 gene encoding signal peptide, CUB and EGF-like domain-containing protein 2 isoform X5 translates to MGAIWAARDFCLFLLLLNSRQSAALPEIRVDPCAEGSDGCHIDAICQTTQGSYKCTCKAGFKGDGKHCEDTDECDLEYNGGCVHECNNIPGNYRCTCYDGFNLAHDGHNCLDVDECKFNNGGCQHTCVNTMGSYECRCKEGFFLSDNQHTCIHRSVEGLNCMNKEHGCAHICKETPKGGVACECRPGFELARNQRGCILTCNHGNGGCQHTCEDTESGPICRCHIRYTLQPDKRSCVERDEATAESADHNATSFTEVDKRVKRRLSMETCAVNNGGCDCTCKDTSTGVRCSCPVGFTLQPDAKTCKDIDECELHNGGCEHFCRNTIGSFECNCRKGFKLLTDERSCQDIDECYFERTCDHTCVNSPGGFQCLCNKGYTMYGLAHCGDINECSVNNGGCEQGCENTMGGFECFCHPGFKLHWNKKDCIAESCDLNCVRRRSEKRLRKTIRTLRKSINREQFHLHFAGSDYELSKTLGQPAELPGHCGGGQVLVGRKCVSCHVGTYLDRDQGRCVLCPAGTYQDEEGQMTCEVCPGPEGRDISKVVGARNMSECGGQCPPGQYSHDGFIPCLPCPLGTYQPEVGRTSCFPCGGNLVTKRSEAVTFQECETKVQCSPGHYYNTSTHRCIRCPIGTFQGEFGQNYCVSCPGNTTTDFDGSTNFMQCKNRHCGGELGDFTGYIESPNYPGNYPANIECTWTINPPPKRRILIVVPEIFLPIEDECGDYLVMRKSSLSNSVTTYETCQTYERPIAFTSRSKRLWIQFRSNEGNSGKGFQVPYVTYDEDYQELIEDIVRDGRLYASENHQEILKDKKLMKALFDVLAHPQNFFNYTAQESREMFPKSFIRFLRSKVLRFLRP, encoded by the exons ATGGGAGCTATTTGGGCTGCGAGggacttctgtttgtttttgctcttgTTAAATAGCCGCCAAAGCGCAGCTCTTCCAGAGATTCGAG TAGATCCATGTGCAGAGGGAAGTGATGGCTGTCACATTGATGCTATATGTCAGACTACTCAAGGCTCATACAAATGCACGTGTAAAGCAGGCTTTAAAGGAGACGGAAAACACTGCGAAG ACACTGATGAATGTGACTTGGAGTACAATGGTGGCTGTGTACATGAGTGCAACAATATACCAGGCAATTATCGCTGCACTTGTTATGATGGATTTAATTTGGCACATGACGGACATAACTGTCTCG ATGTGGATGAATGCAAGTTCAACAATGGCGGGTGCCAACACACTTGTGTTAACACTATGGGCAGCTATGAATGCCGCTGCAAAGAGGGCTTCTTCCTTAGTGACAACCAGCATACATGCATCCACCGCTCTGTGG AGGGCCTCAACTGTATGAATAAGGAACACGGCTGCGCCCACATCTGCAAAGAGACACCCAAAGGGGGTGTGGCCTGTGAATGTCGTCCCGGGTTCGAGCTGGCCCGGAACCAGAGAGGCTGCATCT TAACTTGTAACCATGGCAATGGAGGCTGCCAGCACACctgtgaggacacagagagtggcCCCATATGCAGGTGTCACATCAGGTACACACTGCAACCTGACAAGAGGTCGTGTGTAg AACGAGACGAAGCCACAGCGGAGTCTGCAGACCACAACGCAACATCTTTTACTGAGGTGGACAAAAGGGTCAAACGGAGACTCTCAATGG AAACCTGTGCTGTGAACAATGGGGGTTGTGACTGCACCTGTAAGGACACCTCCACAGGTGTACGCTGCAGCTGCCCTGTTGGCTTCACACTGCAGCCGGATGCAAAAACCTGCAAAG ATATTGATGAATGCGAGCTCCACAACGGTGGGTGCGAACACTTCTGCAGGAACACCATTGGCAGCTTCGAGTGCAACTGCAGAAAAGGCTTCAAGCTGCTGACGGACGAGCGTTCTTGTCAAG ATATAGATGAGTGTTATTTTGAGCGCACATGTGATCACACATGTGTGAACTCCCCTGGTGGTTTTCAGTGTCTGTGCAACAAAGGCTACACCATGTATGGACTGGCCCACTGCGGAG ATATAAATGAATGCAGTGTGAACAATGGTGGTTGTGAGCAGGGTTGTGAGAACACCATGGGCGGATTTGAATGCTTTTGCCATCCTGGCTTTAAGCTACACTGGAACAAAAAGGACTGCATTG CAGAGAGCTGTGACCTGAACTGTGTGCGCCGACGCTCAGAGAAGAGGCTCAGGAAGACCATCCGGACCCTGAGGAAGTCCATCAACCGGGAACAGTTCCACCTTCACTTTGCCGGGTCTGACTACGAGCTCAGCAAGACACTGGGCCAGCCAGCAGAGCTGCCGGGTCACTGTGGAGGAGGACAGGTGCTGGTGGGCAGAAAATGTG TGAGCTGCCATGTCGGAACTTACTTGGATCGGGATCAGggcaggtgtgtgttgtgtcctgCTGGAACGTATCAGGATGAGGAGGGACAGATGACCTGTGAGGTCTGTCCTGGACCCGAAGGAAGAGACATCTCTAAGGTGGTCGGAGCTCGAAACATGTCAGAGTGTGGAG GTCAGTGTCCCCCCGGTCAGTACTCTCATGACGGCTTCATCCCCTGCCTGCCTTGTCCTCTGGGAACGTATCAGCCAGAAGTGGGACGCACCTCCTGCTTCCCTTGTGGAGGAAACCTGGTCACCAAGCGCAGTGAAGCTGTCACCTTTCAAGAGTGTGAGACCAAAG TCCAGTGCTCTCCCGGACATTACTACAACACCAGCACACACCGCTGCATCCGTTGTCCCATAGGCACGTTTCAAGGAGAGTTCGGTCAGAACTACTGTGTCTCATGCCCTGGAAATACCACTACCGACTTTGATGGCTCAACTAATTTCATGCAATGCaaaa ACCGACATTGCGGAGGAGAGCTGGGAGATTTTACTGGCTACATTGAGTCCCCAAACTACCCGGGAAACTACCCAGCCAATATCGAGTGCACCTGGACCATTAACCCACCCCCCAAACGCAGAATCCTGATTGTCGTCCCAGAAATCTTCCTGCCCATTGAGGACGAGTGTGGAGACTACTTAGTGATGAGAAAAAGCT CTTTATCCAACTCGGTGACAACCTACGAGACTTGTCAGACTTACGAGCGTCCCATCGCTTTTACCTCGCGCTCAAAGAGGCTCTGGATACAGTTCAGGTCCAACGAGGGAAACAGTGGGAAAGGCTTCCAGGTCCCATATGTGACGTATGATG AGGACTACCAAGAGCTGATAGAAGACATTGTTAGAGATGGAAGATTATACGCTTCAGAGAATCACCAGGAAATTCTAAAG GACAAGAAACTTATGAAGGCGTTGTTTGATGTGCTGGCTCACCCACAGAACTTCTTCAACTACACAGCACAAGAATCACGAGAAATGTTCCCAAAATCCTTTATCCGCTTCCTGCGCTCCAAAGTCCTGAGATTCCTTCGCCCTTAG